The Aquidulcibacter paucihalophilus genome has a window encoding:
- a CDS encoding glycoside hydrolase family 3 N-terminal domain-containing protein, which yields MAIASVKRWNTLAATVAGAALLTALAMGAAPVRAQDPAQGGAVDVSRWPVSRSPAAMTDARTEAFVTALLSRMTLEEKVGQVIQADIGSITPADLARYPLGSILAGGNSAPGADERAPAAAWVDLAREFRAAAAARPGARIPLMFGIDAVHGHNNVVGATLFPHNIGLGAARDPDLIRRIGEATALEVAATGADWTFGPTLAVPQDDRWGRTYEGYSEDPGVVASYAGAMTRGLQGELGEGRLSRGHIAGSAKHFLADGGTLGGKDQGDAVIDERALIAVHAAGYPPAIDAGVLTVMASFSAWNGVKHTGNANLLTDVLRGPLGFDGFVVGDWNAHGQLPGCTNESCAAAFNAGIDMFMAPDSWRPLFENTLAQVQSGEIPMERLDEAVRRILRVKVKTGVFEPDRPVEGDLSLLGSPAHRALAREAVRASLVLLKNDGVLPIRGDARVLVAGSAHDIGQAAGGWTINWQGSDNTRADFPNAESIWEGLKAAVESQGGEAVLSADGTFDARPDVAVVVFGETPYAEFQGDVADLDFHPEEPLAMLRHLRAAGIPTVAVFLSGRPLYVNPEINTADAFVAAWLPGSEGGGLADILIADAAGAPRADFRGTLSFSWPRSPDQAPQNAGSPGYDPLFPLGYGLAYSRPAVTPRLAEVEVERGGGDRILFGDGRFTTPWNLVLRDDGGESRVADGARGDSPRSRVQVAPVDGAAQESGRRLTFSGPGRAIITGPALDLTATPDEDNALSIRFRIDRGASADFQLGIGDQLTDWPAASGSGWQETTIPLRCLPGAGASSFASVDRLLIVEAIRPAAMSIEDVRLVRVPHGTCHQP from the coding sequence ATGGCGATCGCTTCTGTCAAGCGCTGGAACACGCTCGCTGCCACAGTTGCAGGTGCCGCCCTTCTCACGGCCCTGGCCATGGGGGCCGCGCCCGTTCGCGCCCAGGACCCGGCGCAAGGCGGTGCCGTCGATGTGTCCCGCTGGCCCGTAAGCCGCTCGCCCGCGGCCATGACGGACGCACGGACAGAGGCCTTTGTAACGGCCCTGCTCTCGCGGATGACGCTCGAAGAAAAGGTCGGCCAGGTCATCCAGGCGGATATCGGGTCGATCACGCCGGCCGATCTCGCCCGCTACCCGCTTGGGTCGATCCTCGCGGGAGGCAATTCCGCGCCCGGTGCTGACGAACGGGCCCCCGCTGCGGCCTGGGTCGACTTGGCGAGAGAGTTCCGCGCCGCCGCCGCCGCACGACCGGGTGCCCGAATTCCCCTCATGTTCGGAATCGATGCGGTGCACGGGCACAACAATGTGGTCGGCGCGACGCTGTTTCCGCACAACATCGGACTCGGCGCGGCACGGGACCCGGACCTGATCCGCCGGATCGGTGAGGCGACCGCGCTTGAGGTCGCGGCAACCGGGGCTGACTGGACGTTCGGTCCGACCCTGGCGGTGCCGCAGGACGACCGCTGGGGACGGACGTACGAGGGCTATTCGGAGGATCCCGGAGTCGTAGCCTCCTACGCCGGAGCCATGACCCGCGGCCTTCAGGGCGAACTGGGCGAGGGTCGGCTGTCACGCGGGCACATTGCCGGATCGGCCAAGCATTTCCTCGCGGACGGCGGCACCCTTGGGGGCAAGGACCAGGGCGATGCCGTGATCGACGAACGGGCCCTCATTGCCGTCCACGCGGCAGGCTACCCCCCCGCGATCGACGCGGGCGTTCTGACCGTCATGGCCAGCTTCTCCGCCTGGAACGGGGTCAAACATACCGGAAACGCGAACCTTCTGACCGATGTCCTGCGGGGCCCTCTCGGATTTGACGGCTTCGTTGTCGGCGACTGGAACGCCCATGGCCAACTGCCGGGCTGCACCAATGAATCCTGCGCCGCCGCCTTCAATGCCGGGATCGACATGTTCATGGCGCCCGACAGCTGGCGGCCGCTGTTCGAGAACACCCTGGCGCAGGTGCAGTCGGGCGAAATTCCGATGGAGCGCCTGGATGAGGCAGTGCGGCGCATCCTGCGGGTCAAGGTCAAGACGGGTGTATTCGAGCCCGATCGACCTGTTGAGGGCGACCTGTCCCTCCTGGGCTCGCCCGCCCATCGCGCGCTGGCGCGGGAAGCCGTGCGTGCGTCGCTTGTGCTGTTGAAGAACGACGGTGTCCTGCCCATCCGCGGCGACGCCCGGGTCCTTGTGGCCGGCAGTGCGCACGACATCGGCCAGGCGGCCGGGGGCTGGACCATCAACTGGCAGGGTTCCGACAACACCCGGGCAGATTTTCCCAACGCCGAGTCGATCTGGGAAGGGCTGAAGGCAGCGGTCGAAAGCCAGGGCGGTGAGGCCGTCCTGAGTGCTGACGGAACATTCGACGCGCGCCCGGATGTGGCGGTCGTCGTCTTCGGCGAGACCCCCTATGCCGAGTTCCAGGGCGACGTGGCCGATCTCGACTTCCATCCGGAGGAACCGCTGGCGATGCTGCGACACCTCCGGGCGGCCGGCATTCCGACCGTCGCGGTCTTTCTCTCCGGCCGCCCCCTTTATGTGAACCCGGAAATCAATACGGCCGATGCGTTTGTGGCGGCATGGCTGCCGGGGTCCGAGGGCGGAGGACTGGCCGACATCCTGATCGCAGACGCTGCCGGCGCGCCCCGGGCGGACTTCCGTGGAACCCTCTCCTTCAGCTGGCCGCGCAGTCCGGACCAGGCACCCCAGAATGCGGGCTCACCCGGGTACGACCCGCTGTTTCCGCTGGGCTACGGCCTTGCCTACAGCCGCCCGGCCGTGACGCCCCGCCTTGCCGAAGTCGAGGTGGAACGCGGCGGGGGCGATCGCATCCTGTTCGGCGACGGCCGGTTCACGACGCCCTGGAACCTGGTCCTGCGCGACGACGGCGGTGAATCGCGTGTCGCCGACGGCGCGCGAGGTGACAGTCCGAGATCCCGCGTCCAGGTCGCCCCTGTTGACGGCGCAGCCCAGGAGAGCGGACGGAGGCTGACCTTCTCGGGCCCGGGCCGCGCCATCATCACCGGGCCGGCGCTCGACCTCACGGCCACGCCCGACGAGGACAATGCGCTCAGCATCCGCTTCCGCATCGACCGTGGCGCCAGCGCCGACTTCCAGCTCGGGATAGGGGATCAATTGACAGACTGGCCTGCGGCGTCGGGCTCTGGCTGGCAGGAGACGACCATTCCGCTCCGGTGCCTCCCGGGCGCAGGTGCCTCATCGTTCGCGAGCGTCGACCGGCTGCTGATCGTCGAAGCGATCCGCCCCGCGGCGATGTCGATCGAGGATGTCCGACTGGTCAGGGTTCCACACGGAACCTGCCACCAGCCGTAA
- a CDS encoding glycoside hydrolase family 16 protein, translated as MKSAKRRPGFRSLLAAAVCLVAGAPAAAQDGSLEGYRLVWNDEFNVDGLPDPARWAYDTSRNREGWYNRELQYYSAARPENARVEAGRLIIEARLETPDPVTVTDSGGQDFTSARLISRGLAEWTYGFFEVRAKVPCGRGTWPAAWLLPVADVIWPAGGEIDILEHVGHDPGVVHGTVHTTRYNHTRGSQRGGRKRVADACGAFHRYQVLWTPDSINFGVDDVGYYAFRNDGRGDPATWPFDQPFYAILNLAVGGDWGGVEGVDRRAFPQTLEVDYVRVFQKVEP; from the coding sequence ATGAAGTCAGCAAAGCGCCGCCCCGGGTTCCGGAGCCTGCTCGCTGCAGCGGTCTGCCTCGTCGCGGGCGCGCCGGCGGCGGCACAGGACGGGAGCCTCGAAGGCTATCGACTGGTCTGGAACGACGAGTTCAATGTCGACGGACTTCCTGACCCGGCGCGCTGGGCCTACGACACCAGTCGCAATCGGGAAGGCTGGTACAACCGCGAACTCCAGTACTATTCCGCCGCGCGACCCGAGAATGCCCGGGTTGAGGCCGGGCGGCTGATCATCGAGGCGCGCCTGGAGACGCCGGATCCCGTGACGGTGACGGATTCAGGCGGCCAGGACTTCACCTCCGCACGTCTCATCTCGCGTGGCCTCGCCGAATGGACCTACGGGTTTTTCGAGGTCAGGGCGAAGGTGCCGTGCGGCCGGGGCACCTGGCCGGCCGCCTGGCTCCTTCCGGTCGCTGACGTCATTTGGCCCGCCGGCGGCGAGATCGATATCCTGGAACATGTCGGCCACGACCCCGGCGTGGTGCACGGCACGGTGCACACGACCCGGTACAACCACACGCGCGGGAGCCAGCGGGGCGGGCGAAAGCGGGTCGCGGACGCCTGTGGAGCCTTCCACCGCTATCAGGTTCTGTGGACCCCGGACTCGATCAATTTCGGGGTCGATGACGTCGGCTATTACGCCTTCCGCAACGACGGTCGCGGCGACCCCGCCACCTGGCCGTTCGACCAGCCCTTCTATGCGATCCTGAACCTCGCCGTCGGTGGCGACTGGGGCGGGGTGGAAGGCGTCGACCGACGGGCCTTCCCGCAGACGCTGGAGGTCGATTACGTCAGGGTGTTCCAGAAGGTGGAGCCTTGA
- the gluP gene encoding glucose/galactose MFS transporter: protein MTVSESAKPKGTGLAFAYVTTLFFAWGFVTSLIGPLIAAVRRVFELSYTEATLTTFAWFIAYGIASIPAAAILGRLGYSQAIIVALVTMVAGCLIVPIATLADFYPGVLIALFVIASGVTLLQVGANPLVAALGAPKSSHARLNFSQFFNSLGTTLGPLIAAPILLTGGVFAADAVITDPASRAESLRSIDLAFLAVGLFFAVVAVFIFTARKTINAAAPTPTAEDRMSPLVALKSPWAVLGALAIFFYVGSEVTIGDLLTNFLHSPDILNVPLAAAGSMVAWYWGGAMVGRLVGGLLMLTRIPATTILIVNTAVAALLCLVVTQTSGTTAAYAAIAIGFFNSIMFPTIFTLTLERSTAPIPATSGLLVFGIIGGAVLPPIAGQIADRAATLNPVFYVPLIGYLLLAGFALAASKARIRNAAASGTPGSH from the coding sequence ATGACCGTGAGCGAGTCAGCGAAACCGAAGGGCACGGGCCTGGCGTTCGCCTATGTGACGACCCTGTTCTTCGCCTGGGGCTTTGTGACCTCGCTGATCGGCCCGCTGATCGCGGCGGTGCGGCGGGTGTTTGAGCTCAGCTACACCGAGGCGACCCTCACCACCTTCGCCTGGTTCATCGCCTACGGCATCGCCTCCATTCCGGCCGCCGCCATTCTCGGCCGGCTGGGGTACAGCCAGGCCATTATCGTGGCGCTGGTGACCATGGTCGCCGGGTGCCTGATCGTGCCGATCGCCACCCTGGCCGACTTCTATCCCGGCGTGCTGATCGCCCTGTTCGTGATCGCCTCGGGCGTAACCCTGCTGCAGGTCGGTGCCAATCCGCTGGTCGCCGCCCTGGGCGCGCCGAAGAGTTCGCACGCCCGCCTGAATTTCTCGCAGTTCTTCAACTCCCTGGGCACGACGCTCGGGCCGCTGATCGCCGCGCCGATCCTTCTCACGGGAGGCGTGTTCGCCGCGGATGCGGTGATCACCGATCCGGCCTCGCGGGCCGAGTCGCTGCGCAGCATCGACCTCGCCTTCCTCGCGGTGGGCCTGTTCTTCGCCGTCGTGGCCGTCTTCATCTTCACCGCCCGGAAAACGATCAACGCCGCGGCCCCCACGCCGACCGCCGAGGACCGGATGTCCCCGCTGGTGGCGCTGAAGTCCCCCTGGGCCGTGCTCGGGGCGCTGGCCATCTTCTTCTACGTCGGTTCGGAAGTGACGATCGGCGACCTGCTGACCAATTTCCTGCACAGCCCGGATATTCTGAACGTCCCGCTCGCCGCCGCCGGCAGTATGGTGGCCTGGTACTGGGGCGGAGCCATGGTCGGGCGTCTCGTCGGCGGCCTGCTGATGCTGACCCGGATCCCGGCGACCACCATCCTGATCGTCAACACGGCCGTGGCGGCCTTGCTCTGCCTCGTGGTCACCCAGACCAGCGGGACGACCGCCGCCTATGCCGCGATCGCGATCGGCTTCTTCAACTCGATCATGTTCCCGACCATCTTCACCCTGACCCTGGAGCGATCGACGGCGCCGATCCCGGCCACCTCCGGCCTGCTGGTTTTCGGCATTATCGGTGGCGCGGTCCTGCCGCCGATCGCGGGCCAGATCGCGGATCGCGCGGCCACCCTCAACCCGGTCTTCTATGTCCCGCTGATCGGCTATCTGCTGCTGGCCGGCTTCGCGCTCGCCGCGTCCAAGGCCAGGATCCGGAACGCCGCCGCCTCGGGAACGCCCGGTTCGCACTGA
- a CDS encoding glycoside hydrolase family 9 protein, translated as MNLRQFLVTTTAGLALASTASAQDAEISAIQMNQVGFETLGPKRATVVETGQQPQAWRVIDANGDTVAQGQSRPRGWDATAGVSVHDLDFGTLRTEGDGYRLQVGERTSRPFAVSDRPFQQLNRDAFAFFYQNRSGIPILAEHVDHADLARPAGHTPDSATCFSGPDIRGNVWPGCDHRLDVSGGWYDAGDHGKYVVNGGISVWTLLNAYERARIQNIITPYPDGTADIPEAGNGVDDILDEVRWQLEFLLRMQVPEGASVEVPVGRFAPDQPLTFTRIDAGGLVHHKVHDVKWTVLPIAPADDPETRYLYAPNTAATLNLVAVAAQCARLWRDIEPAFARTCQMAADRGYAAALRHPDIYAVGSFDGGGDYGDDDLTDEFYWAAAEMFVTTGNDRYLDDLRRSAHHPTASGEKSAEGVYTSWNAVRALGSISLATVPNRLPSSDRDEIRHRIVEWARGYLAEGLTQGYGLPFAGPDYVWGSNADLLNRGLILGLAHDLTGDEALRDGVVATLDYVLGRNPLDQSYVTGYGDRPMRHPHHRFWAHSLDAAYPEPPAGVMSGGPNNQMMRDPVAVTMRGTCAPQTCWRDDIQAFSQNEVAINWNAPLVWVTAYLDRP; from the coding sequence ATGAACCTTCGCCAATTCCTCGTCACGACTACAGCCGGCCTGGCTTTGGCCAGCACCGCATCCGCCCAGGATGCCGAGATAAGCGCGATCCAGATGAATCAGGTCGGCTTCGAGACCTTGGGCCCCAAGCGGGCTACGGTCGTCGAGACCGGTCAGCAGCCCCAGGCCTGGCGGGTTATCGACGCGAATGGAGACACGGTCGCGCAGGGCCAATCCCGGCCTCGCGGCTGGGACGCGACCGCTGGCGTCAGCGTCCACGATCTGGACTTTGGAACTCTGCGAACTGAGGGTGACGGGTATCGTCTCCAGGTCGGGGAGCGCACAAGCCGACCATTCGCCGTCTCGGATCGGCCCTTTCAACAACTGAACCGAGACGCCTTCGCCTTCTTCTACCAGAACCGTAGCGGCATCCCGATCCTGGCAGAGCATGTGGATCACGCCGACCTGGCGCGACCTGCGGGCCACACGCCGGACAGCGCGACATGCTTCTCCGGCCCTGACATCCGCGGCAACGTCTGGCCAGGTTGCGACCACAGGCTGGATGTGTCGGGTGGATGGTACGACGCTGGCGACCATGGGAAGTATGTCGTCAACGGCGGCATCTCGGTCTGGACGCTATTGAACGCGTACGAGCGGGCCAGGATCCAGAACATCATCACCCCCTATCCAGATGGGACGGCAGACATCCCCGAAGCCGGAAACGGCGTTGACGACATCCTGGACGAGGTTCGCTGGCAACTTGAGTTCCTTCTCCGGATGCAGGTTCCCGAGGGTGCCAGCGTGGAGGTTCCAGTCGGACGCTTCGCCCCGGATCAGCCACTGACCTTTACCCGGATCGATGCCGGGGGTCTGGTCCATCACAAGGTCCACGACGTGAAATGGACCGTGCTGCCAATCGCACCGGCGGACGACCCTGAGACTCGCTACCTCTATGCGCCCAATACGGCCGCAACACTGAACCTGGTGGCGGTCGCGGCCCAGTGCGCGCGGCTTTGGCGCGACATCGAGCCGGCGTTTGCCCGGACCTGCCAGATGGCAGCCGATCGTGGCTATGCCGCCGCGCTCCGCCATCCCGACATCTATGCAGTCGGCTCGTTCGATGGCGGTGGCGACTATGGTGATGACGACCTGACCGACGAGTTCTACTGGGCGGCCGCGGAGATGTTCGTCACAACGGGAAACGACCGATACCTGGACGACCTGAGGCGATCCGCTCACCACCCGACAGCCTCGGGTGAAAAATCAGCTGAGGGCGTATATACCAGCTGGAACGCGGTGCGCGCACTGGGTTCCATCAGCCTGGCGACGGTTCCAAACCGTCTCCCGTCATCCGACCGTGACGAGATAAGGCACCGTATCGTCGAGTGGGCCCGCGGTTACTTGGCCGAAGGCCTGACCCAGGGCTATGGCTTGCCCTTCGCGGGCCCCGACTACGTCTGGGGATCGAACGCAGACCTTCTGAATCGGGGGCTCATTCTGGGCTTGGCTCACGACCTGACCGGGGATGAAGCATTGCGTGACGGTGTGGTCGCGACCCTCGACTATGTGCTCGGGCGAAATCCGTTGGATCAATCCTACGTCACGGGCTATGGCGACCGGCCGATGCGCCATCCGCATCACCGATTCTGGGCGCACTCCCTGGATGCGGCCTACCCGGAGCCACCCGCCGGCGTCATGTCGGGTGGCCCGAACAACCAGATGATGCGCGATCCGGTGGCCGTGACGATGCGCGGGACATGCGCGCCCCAGACCTGCTGGCGAGACGACATCCAGGCCTTCAGCCAGAATGAAGTCGCGATCAATTGGAACGCGCCGTTGGTCTGGGTCACGGCCTATCTCGATCGTCCTTGA
- a CDS encoding pilus assembly protein TadG-related protein has product MVVALLLPVLVLTTGGAIDVVHAETVRSDLRSVLDSATLAAAGDGDDRRAKVMIGSHLGARKNVTSYTADFNFPTKQRTVVGQASATVDAHFLGIIGLPSLTVTAEAEAAMGDGARPCITLLDPTASQALLVNSGAKLMAPSCEIHVHSTASPAAIFNGGTKLDLARICVAGSRVIKNGGWTGNVETSCKASEDPFAGTLPTPPAGACTDFGGVREGRTASFRPGVYCGGINFNGSVDVDFEPGLYVIRGGNWMVNGGDWTGSGITFYFEDSSRIHFNSGVKAKLSAPEDGLYRNILIFEKPGLGHSNFLFDDSRGSELDGIMYLPSRNMTYNSGSDARGDRLTMAFNTLILNKTDWKLESADGQRGSGGPRLVR; this is encoded by the coding sequence ATGGTCGTAGCGCTTCTTCTCCCGGTTCTGGTGTTGACGACGGGAGGAGCGATCGACGTCGTGCATGCCGAAACGGTCCGCTCGGACCTCAGGAGCGTCCTCGACAGTGCGACGCTCGCTGCCGCGGGCGACGGAGATGACCGACGCGCCAAGGTCATGATCGGAAGCCACCTGGGTGCGCGTAAGAACGTCACTTCCTACACAGCCGATTTCAACTTCCCGACCAAACAGCGGACGGTCGTCGGTCAGGCCTCTGCGACCGTGGACGCCCATTTTCTCGGGATAATCGGCCTGCCGTCGCTAACGGTCACGGCAGAAGCTGAAGCGGCCATGGGGGATGGTGCCCGACCCTGCATCACTTTGCTGGACCCGACCGCGAGCCAGGCGTTGCTGGTCAACAGTGGGGCGAAACTGATGGCACCCAGCTGTGAAATCCATGTCCACTCCACAGCCTCACCAGCTGCGATCTTCAACGGGGGTACCAAACTGGACCTGGCGAGGATCTGCGTGGCGGGCTCCAGAGTGATCAAGAATGGGGGCTGGACGGGCAATGTCGAAACTTCATGCAAGGCCTCCGAGGATCCTTTCGCAGGCACCCTGCCGACGCCTCCGGCCGGTGCATGTACGGACTTCGGGGGCGTGCGTGAGGGCAGGACCGCGAGCTTCCGGCCGGGCGTCTACTGCGGAGGAATCAATTTCAACGGTTCGGTCGATGTCGACTTTGAGCCCGGGCTCTATGTGATCCGTGGTGGAAACTGGATGGTAAATGGCGGTGATTGGACCGGGAGCGGCATCACCTTCTACTTCGAGGACAGCTCGCGAATTCATTTCAACAGTGGCGTCAAGGCCAAATTGTCAGCCCCTGAAGACGGCCTCTATCGTAATATTTTGATTTTCGAGAAACCCGGACTCGGACATTCGAATTTCCTTTTCGATGACTCACGCGGAAGTGAGCTTGACGGAATAATGTACCTGCCCAGCCGCAACATGACCTACAATTCAGGATCAGACGCACGGGGCGACAGGCTTACGATGGCGTTCAATACACTGATACTCAACAAAACTGACTGGAAACTGGAATCGGCTGACGGCCAAAGGGGCAGCGGTGGGCCAAGGCTGGTTCGATAG
- a CDS encoding glycoside hydrolase family 3 N-terminal domain-containing protein has protein sequence MGRKFARSSLWMFTLSLGVAASFTATDAGAEPDPAGATVHPEIWPAANSPIGLDLAAEARITEMLAQMSIEQKVGQVIQPEWKTITPEEVTQYHIGSIENGGGAVPGGNKHSTVQDWLDLIEPYYQASVVPGQNVTIPLIWASDAVHGHNNVYGATLFPHNIGLGAANDPDLLRRIGEVTAAEMRSTGMDWTFAPTIAVARDDRWGRTYESYSEDPQIVSEYAAAMVAGIQGTGDDFLGPNHVIATAKHFLGDGSTDGGRDQGNSTVSEADLARLHGAPYVDAINTGTQSVMASFNSWHGVRMHANEGLLTDVLKGRMGFDGFIMGDWLAHGQIPGCTNSNCPIAFNAGLDIFNQPQDWKALHGNLVAQVTSGEIPMSRLDDAVRRILRVKFRMGVFDAASPANRATSLQPIGTPAHRAVAREAVRKSLVLLKNNGVLPIRSNATVLVAGRGADNIAMQAGGWTLSWQGADNGPNDFPGATSIYEGLKAQIEASGGQALFSPDGTSPRKPDVAIVVFGEAPYAEFMGDQIDVALHHDNVESLALIRRLKEQGIPVVAVMMSGRPLYVNPQINAADAFVAAWLPGSEGAGIADVLLARPDGTPQYDFQGRLSFSWPRRPDQTPLNIGDADYDPQFAYGFGLSYAAPTVTPAVPEVADTTRYGERNVYFSNGQEWNGYKFWLGDSNAPHMDYVGTRTTLYGSAGLTAEPEDDGAIRLTWNGRSRAWAEMGADAPSDIAREANGAMLLSLSIRVNASPTGDVSLGVGSASVPVAGVLRGLAPGTYATVAVPLSCFSGQNLAATPTIFHLETSGQLDVSVADIRLTETRAGAACPVQ, from the coding sequence ATGGGCAGGAAGTTCGCCAGATCGAGTCTCTGGATGTTCACCTTGTCGCTGGGGGTTGCGGCCTCGTTCACGGCAACTGATGCCGGAGCCGAGCCTGACCCGGCCGGTGCCACGGTTCATCCGGAGATTTGGCCCGCAGCGAATTCGCCAATCGGCCTCGACCTGGCGGCAGAAGCCAGGATCACGGAAATGCTCGCGCAGATGAGCATCGAGCAAAAGGTTGGTCAGGTTATCCAGCCGGAATGGAAGACAATCACGCCCGAGGAAGTGACCCAGTATCACATCGGCTCGATCGAGAACGGCGGCGGCGCGGTACCGGGAGGCAACAAGCATTCCACCGTCCAGGATTGGCTTGACCTGATCGAGCCCTATTACCAGGCGTCCGTCGTACCCGGCCAGAATGTCACCATACCCCTGATCTGGGCGTCCGACGCCGTGCACGGGCACAACAACGTCTATGGTGCCACCCTGTTTCCGCACAACATCGGACTTGGCGCTGCGAACGACCCGGACCTGTTGCGCCGGATCGGGGAAGTGACGGCGGCCGAAATGCGGTCAACCGGCATGGACTGGACCTTTGCCCCCACCATCGCTGTCGCCCGTGATGATCGCTGGGGGAGAACCTACGAGAGCTATTCGGAAGACCCGCAAATCGTGTCCGAGTACGCAGCCGCCATGGTGGCAGGCATACAGGGTACGGGAGATGACTTCCTGGGACCCAATCACGTGATTGCCACGGCCAAGCACTTCCTTGGCGACGGATCGACCGATGGCGGCCGGGACCAGGGGAACTCAACCGTTTCCGAAGCAGACCTCGCCCGTCTGCACGGCGCGCCCTATGTCGATGCCATCAACACGGGCACCCAGTCTGTCATGGCCTCGTTCAACTCCTGGCATGGGGTCAGGATGCACGCCAACGAGGGCTTGCTGACCGATGTCCTCAAGGGCCGGATGGGCTTTGACGGCTTCATCATGGGCGACTGGCTGGCACACGGCCAGATACCCGGCTGCACGAATTCGAATTGCCCCATCGCGTTCAACGCCGGGCTGGATATTTTCAACCAGCCACAGGACTGGAAAGCGCTGCACGGCAATCTGGTGGCCCAAGTGACCTCGGGCGAGATCCCGATGAGCCGGCTGGATGATGCCGTCCGCCGGATACTTCGGGTCAAGTTCCGGATGGGCGTGTTTGACGCGGCCTCGCCCGCCAATCGGGCGACCAGCCTCCAACCCATCGGCACTCCGGCACATCGCGCCGTTGCCCGGGAAGCGGTTCGGAAATCCCTGGTCTTGCTTAAGAACAACGGCGTGCTGCCGATCCGTTCGAACGCGACGGTACTGGTCGCGGGTCGCGGCGCGGACAACATCGCCATGCAAGCCGGCGGGTGGACCCTGAGCTGGCAGGGCGCAGACAACGGACCCAACGATTTTCCGGGCGCAACCTCCATTTATGAAGGCCTGAAGGCACAGATTGAGGCATCCGGCGGGCAGGCGCTTTTCAGCCCGGACGGCACGTCACCCCGGAAGCCGGATGTCGCCATCGTGGTGTTCGGTGAAGCCCCTTATGCCGAGTTCATGGGCGACCAGATCGACGTGGCCCTGCATCACGACAACGTCGAAAGCCTGGCACTTATCCGCAGGCTCAAGGAACAGGGGATCCCGGTTGTCGCCGTCATGATGTCCGGGCGTCCGCTGTACGTGAACCCCCAGATCAATGCCGCCGACGCCTTTGTGGCGGCCTGGTTGCCGGGTTCGGAGGGCGCGGGGATTGCCGATGTACTGCTGGCGCGCCCTGATGGCACTCCGCAATATGATTTCCAGGGGCGGCTCAGCTTCTCCTGGCCCCGGCGTCCTGACCAAACCCCACTGAACATCGGTGATGCAGATTACGACCCGCAGTTCGCCTATGGCTTTGGCCTTTCCTACGCGGCCCCGACCGTAACGCCCGCCGTGCCAGAGGTCGCCGATACGACACGCTATGGCGAGCGGAACGTCTATTTCTCCAACGGACAGGAATGGAACGGCTACAAGTTCTGGCTTGGTGACAGCAATGCGCCACACATGGACTACGTCGGGACCAGAACGACCCTGTATGGTTCGGCAGGATTGACGGCAGAACCGGAGGACGACGGTGCCATTCGCCTGACCTGGAACGGCAGGTCCAGGGCATGGGCCGAGATGGGAGCCGACGCACCGTCGGACATCGCGCGTGAGGCCAATGGGGCCATGCTGCTTTCTCTCAGCATACGCGTCAACGCTTCCCCGACGGGCGATGTCAGCCTGGGCGTCGGCAGCGCATCCGTCCCGGTCGCCGGAGTGCTGAGAGGCCTCGCGCCCGGCACCTATGCCACCGTGGCCGTTCCCTTGTCCTGCTTCTCTGGGCAGAATCTGGCGGCGACGCCCACGATATTTCACCTGGAAACAAGCGGTCAGCTAGACGTTTCTGTTGCTGACATCAGGTTGACCGAAACAAGGGCGGGTGCCGCGTGCCCGGTCCAATGA
- a CDS encoding heme-binding protein, protein MHLRVELGDFEARLALDACVAELKARDKVGSVAVADSHGELIGLLRMNGAGLATGTIAANKVFTSSRLCQPSGDLGKAAAEGGWDVHYHGDARYLGWEGGAPVFHDGVCVGSVAVSGLSGAEDYEIALIGVTAILASLD, encoded by the coding sequence ATGCATCTACGGGTCGAACTTGGGGACTTTGAAGCGCGCCTGGCGCTCGACGCCTGCGTTGCGGAACTGAAGGCCCGCGATAAGGTCGGCAGCGTCGCCGTTGCCGACAGCCATGGCGAATTGATCGGCCTGCTGCGGATGAACGGTGCCGGGCTGGCGACAGGAACGATCGCCGCCAACAAGGTGTTTACGTCGTCCCGCCTGTGTCAGCCCAGTGGTGACCTTGGCAAGGCCGCGGCCGAAGGCGGCTGGGATGTCCACTACCACGGTGATGCACGATACCTGGGATGGGAGGGCGGGGCACCGGTGTTCCATGATGGCGTCTGCGTAGGCTCGGTTGCCGTCAGCGGATTGAGTGGCGCCGAAGACTATGAAATCGCCCTGATCGGCGTCACCGCCATTCTCGCATCCCTCGACTGA